Genomic window (Arachis hypogaea cultivar Tifrunner chromosome 13, arahy.Tifrunner.gnm2.J5K5, whole genome shotgun sequence):
AAATAGTTTTCCTGATAAAGGCTACATAGCATAACAACAAAAGATAGAACACTAGAACTCCTTAGACTATATATCATGAAAAATTGATCTGTGGAGTTATTTGAAAGATACAACATattcatcattcattcattcattcattctagATAATGCTTCATTTGCTCTTTTGTGAAGTGATTCATCGCATAATCACTTTGTCATAACCTTACATTTTCATACAACAGCATGCAAAATCAAAACATTTCATTGAAGTTAGCACTTGAAAGAATacaaacaacaaaaatacaaaggaGTTTCTAATCAGTTAAGGATTTCatctattgaaaaaaaaaaatacaaacaataataacaacaaagccttgtcccactaagtggggtcagcTACATAAATCAAACGACgctattgtgctctgtcatgtatcatgtctacagagagaccgtttatatgtagatctcatttgaccacttcatggatggtcttcttaggtctttctctacctttttctccttgaccatcttccatctcatccaccctcctgactggatgttctatcgatctttttctcacatgtccaaaccacctgagacgcaattcaaccatctttttcacaatgggtgctattccaactctctcccttatatcttctgaaaaaaaataaagaatgaaaaaagAAACATATGATTTGTATTCAACAATAAATAAGTAGTAGTATTATTATCTCTTGTTGAACCAATTTTGAATGCATAACGATTTCACAACGGTTTAAGTGGCATTATTATTTAAGAGAAATTCAATTCAAAACAGAAAGTCAATTTAATTCACTATAAGAATGAACAGAAAGTCTTGATCATATTGTAACAGCCACAATGGATGGTTTCATTGGTTAACATTGCTAATGAACTTAGTTCAATGGAGAAGTCTCACTTTGTTCATGCAAGGAATATTTTTTCCATGATATGGAGGATCAAGCTTCTCTCTTCTATGATTGAAGAGATTTAATTAACATGTTGTCCAATTCCTAAGAGCAAGGTTACTTCATCGTCACGAAATTATTTTACAACAGCAAATCACAAACAATTCAATTCATAATTACATATTCAATGAGAACACTAGAACAGGGCTACAGGACTAAGGTTGACTCCTTCAACTTAACTACAAAATTTTTTCTATAAACAGAACATAATTCGTATACTAGAAtggattttcttttattttctcatcaccatttcattttaaaatttatcttctacaattgagtttttcttttacACGATATTAGAAGGCTCAAATAAGTAGCATTTTTCATGGAGTCTTACTGAATCACACATTTTTAGTTGCTCAGTTCAACATACTACTAAACTTGGAGAACAGAAGATGAATAACAATGAGAATTAGCACCACCAAAAATCTCCATATTCCCATATTGGAAGCTGAATTCCCTAAAATCAGCAACTTCACATTTAcaatgataaattaaaaataaattgaacataAATCAAATGTAAAGACAATTTTATTCTAAAAGTTTTCGAATTGCATCAATATACTCTTGacggttaattaaaaaaaatcaatttaataataattttacaagAACAATCTTcaatataaacaaattaaattagacatagttgttatacattattattgaattggtactaaactttttgaaaatttagctgttaaggatatatttaatacaaaatgaATTgaaaacttcagggacaaaataaaacttaaaaatatttttaaaatttttgacaaatttaagaaatatatatatgatttacttttttttaaatgttatttctacaaaataaattcacaaataatactcaaaatgatctcatgaattatatatatatatatatatatatatatatgcttgtaCAAGAAGAAAACCAAACCTAGCACACCCAACTAACACACTTCATATTTCATCAATCTTTAATTTCAATCATTAATTTGTAAATAACATTCATATCACATTAATTGGTTACCTAGCATAACCCTATCTCTTAATGTATAATATATAATGTAGGTTCAAGATATAGTGGCACTTTCTTAGTTACAGTGAGCCCATAAGTCTCACCCATGTCAATATCTTGCATATTCACACCTACACTATTATTAGGTAGTTTCCAATTAAACCAATATAGGAGATTAGCAAGAATGAATTCAGTAGAAGCAAGTCCAAATGAAATTCCAGCACATCCTCTTCTTCCAAAACCAAAGGGGATATAATGAAAATCTTGTCTTAGAAAATCAACTTGGTTTTCCTCAAATCTTTCAGGAATGAACTCTTCAGGGTTCTTCCAAATTTTTGGGTCCCTTTGAATTGCCCATGCATTTATAAATACTCTTGTTTTTGATGGAATATCAAACCCTTTTAGCCTCACATCACTTAGGGTTTCTCTAGGTGTTATGAAAGGAGCTGGTGGATGCAACCTTAAAGTCTCTTTTATTACACATTTTAGGTACTCCATTTGATTAACATCAATTTCATCTATTTTTGATTTGCACCCAACAACTTTTCTTACTTCTTCTTGAACTTTCTTCATGGTGTTTGGATTCTTAATCAGTTCTGCTAATGTCCATTCCAAAAGTGTTGAAGTAGTGTCACTCGCTCCAGCAAACATGTCCTTCATGAAattacaaaaacacaaaataattgaTTAATGTTTTGATAGTTAGTGTTTATAATTTTTAggagagatataattatttacgtatttttatttatttatttagttattgagATAAGTAATTTTATGATATTGTATCAGAATTTTTATGACCCAAAGGTATAAAGTTCAATTTTTGTTGAACCCAAAGAAAAAgaatttagcataagataaattattaaaaagaaaaaaaaattatgtaaaaatttaCACAAACATAAAAGAGGCACTTATGTAAATGAGTATATTAGAAACATAACTATTTATATATCTTCTCTTATCAgcttaaatttttaagaaaaataatttcatgACAATTCTAAATCTTAGCGACCTGATTAAATTATTGAGTTATTGAACCATTGGTTTAATGATGGGTCATTGGTATGATCATTAgctcaaaaataattaaataaatatataaattataataatattcaaaatttaaatatatgaaatataatttattttaatatttatgtattatagtatatatatagtagaaatggtagtatatatataaaataaaaaataaataagaaaaaattgagagaaaCTAACCACTAAGATTGCTTTGAGATTATCATTGGTGAGTTGAAAGTCATGCACACCATCTTTTTGAACTTGGAGTAGTATATCAACAAAATCCATCTTGTCTAATTGACCCTTTTTAACATCCTCTTTCTTCATCATTTTCCTCTTATGTTCTTCAATCACCTTATCAAAGAAAGCATCTAATGCATGAAAAGTGGCCTTGAATTCTTGTATTTGGCCAGTGAGAAAATCAAGCCAACCCAATAAAGGGAAGAAATCTCCCACACTAAAAGCAGCCAATTCTCTCATCATCTTCCTTCCAAGCTCTCCAAAGCTGCTATTACCATCTGGATTATCATACTTTTGTCCAAGAACACATCTTGACACTATGTTGTTTGATGTTGCAATTATCAACTCACTAATATTTATAGAAAATCCTTTCCTTGCACGTATGATATCAACCTATATAACAAGTATTAGATACAATATGTTTTAtgctaaaaaaattttctttcaaaggTATTAAGAtcgaattttaaatctttttgtaATAGAAATTTTAATGGTGAAAATTCATgtaaagtcgacttcacgtgaagttgatatctgagaatcgttagatgaaaatttagtcaaatcagtcaaataatctaacggctctcaaatatcaacttcacgtaaaattcactccacctgagtttccaccaattttaatactatattataaaactacttttacaaaatttaaattgatattaaaatatgtataaattattatatctcaaacataaatataaatatataaaaagttaTTGAATAAGTAGAGAATATTAACTATTATGGACAAAATTAAATTCTAGTTTttcatcttaaattttttaaatataattagtcGTCCTAGCATACAAGATACTCgggaaaaattaaatttctagactgagttatatataattaaaaaaatcttataaaaaaataataactaaaaaaaaagatataaatgcaAATCCAAAGCATGATTAACATATATTAAAAGTATTTGTAAATCATAGGTACCAACCAATTCCATAACCTCTTCTTCACGAATGTATTTGAAAGACTTCACTCTTTTGAGGCTTAAAAGTTCGAGaacacaaatcttttttttcTGTCTCCACTCTTCACCATAGGGTGCGAAAACAACGTCAGAGCATCCATAGAGAATGATTTTTCCAGATGTTGTTTGGGGCTTGTTGGAGAAAGCAACATCAtgtttcttgatgatttcttcgGCCACCTCGACCGAAGAAACCACAATGGCTGGTGTTTGTCCCAATTGAAGGAACATGAGAGGGCCATGCTTCTTTGAGAGTTCATGGAAGGATCGGTGTGGCAGTGTTCCAAATTGATGAAGGTTTCCAATGAAAGGTAGCTTtggtggtgatggtggaagatttttattattatttggctTGTAATTTCTTCTTGTGAGCTTAAGCAATAGAAAGATGCTTATGAACCCTAAAATTGTTAAGTAAAGAGTTGGATTTGGCTCATAATAATAAGCCGATTGTTTTAGTAGAAAATTCATTGCTGTTTAGTTTGGGTTTCTTGGtgttctcatatatatatatattaattaattaattattgggaTTTATTTATAGATAGACACCCATATtgcttgaacacttgaagcaagTCAACGAGAACagtagcaaaaaaaagtcaacgaaaaaactttaataacacctctttattttaatatatatgtaataataagtattgaatttagctaatatatatcttaaaattacatgataaaattattattagtataaatttttatttttttattttaataaatatattaaaacttaaattttatattttttataatttttttaataattttttgtttgattgGTGTATAGTATGAGACAAAACAAATATATAAAGTACATAAGTTTCTAAAAAATCTATAATGCCCTGATCATCTACCCTTATTATTATGCAAACTTTTCATCTACCACTACCTACTTTTCTCTTCTACCACTATTCATAACCAAAATGTAATAATCCagataacaaaaaattataataatatcaacaacaaatttaataatattaaaaaaaatcaaagattaataaaaaaagaaaaaataaaaaaaaaaaaagtcgagAAAGGGACagaaaaaagagagaatagaGATGGAGATCAAAACATAATAGTGGACAGAAATTTCAATTCTTGCTGCTTTTGAGAGCAGAAAAATATGAATATTTTTACgagaaatattatataaaaaaaagaatggtatattttaaatttgttacatgAGGTTCAGCATAGAAATTATTTATCGTAAAAATTTAGTTAAGCTGAGgatgtctctttttttttttggtaaattttaTGTAGGTTTATTTGTTTTGCTCTTCTGTTTCTTTTatgtttaaattctttttttaggttaaaaaaatttgaattttaggctattaaaatatataaattctgattttatgttataaaattatttattttaaaaatttaaattgataagagAAACaagtaaataattatatttttaattctttattcTTATATTTGTTGTGATTTTTCAACTGAACAAGTCAATTCTTAATAAGTTTGTAATAACCCGCACGAAAGAAATCTTAATAATTTACCATTAAATTATGTTGGATATAATACAATTTCTcttaaaagaaatgaaataaaatattcgAAAGAGACAATATAGATTTATTAATTGTAGAGAAGACCACATTATTATATTGAATATTAACAATGGGAATGAATTTTTGTAATGGTTGCGCATGGTCATACACTGAACATAACCGGGCCTCACTTGTTATTACTAGGGGTGGCAATGAGTAgagtagggtagggtaggatTTGGAGTCAACTCTAACCCTATCTgcgggttgagatttttatataaactcaaccctaTCCTATCCAcgggttgagaatatctcaaCCCTAACTCTATCCGCTCTTAATTCGCGGGTACCCGATTCTACTCGcggattgcaaaaaaaaaaaatgcaatattattatataacttgatgataatttaaaatagaactgacttttatgtaaaaaaagtttattaaattatcaattaatgatcttcttttaATGACTAAGGATCTTTTGTATTTAGTGAGAAGTCTTTAGTTCAACATctacttaaaatatatttttatataagtatataacatatacatatatagggtgcgGGTTGTCGGGTAGGACtgaggctcaacccgcaccctacccgacCCGCACAAAAACCTTACtcgcaccctaccctacccgctgcggatcgggttggcaaccctacccgaccGGGTGGGGTCGCGGgtacatattgccacccctaGTTATTACTGTAGGGAGCTCTCGACCAtcccacatccaactcaaaatttTAAGGTGTTAAGTTAATGAATTTTTTACGCCATTCGGACCACTTTTATCGAAAAGACTTTTGATACTTCACCTTAAATACCCCTTAAAATCATACCGATTAAACCATCgactctgataccactttgttaGACCAACCGTGAGAAGCTCTCGACCATCAGAGAGATTTcgggaggaatcaagtgagataacataagatgaAAAAATACTATATCCaattcaaaaccttaaggtgtcaagttaatgggtctctcatcttataaactcctcactctttttTACTTTCTTTAACGTGGGACTAACTTTATACACTtttcacacttgcaacactaacaattaCTAATATAATTGGGCAAGAGAATCTTGGGAAGATTTGTTTGATCAGAGGTCATTATTTGGTAACGATACatgtttattaattaatttatccttACATTTAATAAACGTGTATAATAAACAATATATTTGCGGCGGGTttagatcaattttaaaaaaatattaatccaatttaaaatatataatttattgctTAGAacagattaattttatttttaaatttaatccaATCCAAATGGTTTGGATGGAATGGAAtcagtttatttaattttttaaaatataaaattttaaaattttattattaaaacaaaGTAATTTTAGgttagtaaaataaataaataaataaatctttttttatatttaaaaaaatttatttagtataaataataaacaaCATAATTGCCTTTTATAATTATTGTACTATTATTAAATAACATTTTTGCATTTGCAATATGCACTTTAATTTGCTTCCAAATTATCTTGAAATTCATTAAGATCAATATTCATGGCAGAAAAtggacttcaaagttcaagttgcAATTACAAAAATGATACTTAAACTATGTTTCCTAGAGGTTCATCAAGGTACGTATCACAAGATCAAACTAGGATCGAGCCTAAAtacattaatattttataattataacatttatttaagaaaataattatttaaaataaaaaaatacaacaaagacaatatgagaaaaaaaaaaaacagtaacaCCATACAATAtatcaagaaaaaaatattaggtgactaacattttctttttgttttaccttataTTTGAATTAAGAAAAAAACGATAAATAAGTCGTTGACCTTTTATCTCGAAGTCAAATAAGTTTTTGgctaattgaaaatacaaaaacgtTATTCACTTTTTA
Coding sequences:
- the LOC114924006 gene encoding phenylacetaldehyde oxime monooxygenase CYP71AN24 — encoded protein: MNFLLKQSAYYYEPNPTLYLTILGFISIFLLLKLTRRNYKPNNNKNLPPSPPKLPFIGNLHQFGTLPHRSFHELSKKHGPLMFLQLGQTPAIVVSSVEVAEEIIKKHDVAFSNKPQTTSGKIILYGCSDVVFAPYGEEWRQKKKICVLELLSLKRVKSFKYIREEEVMELVDIIRARKGFSINISELIIATSNNIVSRCVLGQKYDNPDGNSSFGELGRKMMRELAAFSVGDFFPLLGWLDFLTGQIQEFKATFHALDAFFDKVIEEHKRKMMKKEDVKKGQLDKMDFVDILLQVQKDGVHDFQLTNDNLKAILVDMFAGASDTTSTLLEWTLAELIKNPNTMKKVQEEVRKVVGCKSKIDEIDVNQMEYLKCVIKETLRLHPPAPFITPRETLSDVRLKGFDIPSKTRVFINAWAIQRDPKIWKNPEEFIPERFEENQVDFLRQDFHYIPFGFGRRGCAGISFGLASTEFILANLLYWFNWKLPNNSVGVNMQDIDMGETYGLTVTKKVPLYLEPTLYIIH